From one Lolium rigidum isolate FL_2022 chromosome 4, APGP_CSIRO_Lrig_0.1, whole genome shotgun sequence genomic stretch:
- the LOC124708379 gene encoding uncharacterized protein LOC124708379 — MMGGLYNRPNYSTYLNDEPMPDAASEKEQGNEYFKQKKFAGGASKGGSGASLKDNNMLQSRDAKQKPAPEISVQDLASRAASRYMSSTVKSVKTPKTAYDFEVSWRAISDDPAQQIQLLKSIPPESLPEIFKNALSSAFLIDIVKCTASIYRDDAVLAVNILENLAKVSRFDLIIMCLSPMHKSELRKVWGQTFVVENASRDQVEALKLLQAKYVQGGWHDDKFTFR, encoded by the exons ATG ATGGGTGGCCTCTACAATCGCCCGAACTACTCGACCTATCTGAACGACGAACCAATGCCTGACGCCGCGTCAGAAAAGGAGCAG GGCAATGAGTATTTCAAACAGAAGAAGTTTGCAGGTGGTGCGTCGAAAGGAGGATCCGGTGCAAGCCTCAAAGACAATAATATGCTG CAATCTCGAGATGCTAAACAGAAGCCTGCACCAGAAATATCAGTACAAGATCTTGCATCACGTGCTGCTTCACGGTATATGTCCAGCACTGTAAAAAGTGTGAAGACACCAAAGACAGCTTATGATTTTGAGGTTTCTTGGAGAGCTATCTCTGACGACCCTGCCCAGCAAATACAGTTGTTAAAG TCGATTCCACCAGAGAGCCTACCGGAGATTTTTAAGAATGCACTTTCATCTGCTTTTCTGATTGATATCGTTAAGTGCACAGCCTCAATCTACCG GGATGATGCGGTGTTAGCAGTTAACATTTTGGAGAATTTGGCAAAAGTTTCTCGCTTTGACTTGATAATCATGTGCCTCTCGCCCATGCATAAATCTG AGCTGCGGAAGGTCTGGGGTCAAACATTCGTCGTTGAAAATGCGTCGCGAGATCAAGTTGAAGCCCTCAAACTGCTGCAAGCCAAATACGTTCAAGGAGGATGGCATGATGACAAGTTCACTTTCCGCTAA